A region of the Desulfobacter postgatei 2ac9 genome:
TGTTTTTCGGGCTTCTATAAAATAAACGCCGCCATTGTCTTTTTGACCATAGATCAATAATTCTTCGGCTTTTCCGAGGTGTTGATTGACCAGTCGACCGTCAACGCTGGCGACTGCCACATAAGGTCTGTCATCACCGTAAATTTCCGGCATCTGGGCGCATTCCTGCAGTTTTCTAATTATTTTGCGGCTATTGCGCTCGCCCAGAAGGCCTACGGCATCTGCACGGCAGCGTTCGCAATGGTACATTTGGGGGATGTATTTTTCCGCCTTTTTTCGAATATTCTCCACTGCTGAATCAGATGGTTCCGGAAAATTGGCAAAATTGGACCCCTTATTTGGGTAAAAGGGGATGCAGTTGTGGATGTCTACCTTCAGTTGGGCCATCTTTTCGGCAACCGTTTCAATATGGCGATCATTGATCTCCGGTATAATGACGGTGTTGACCTTGGTGATGATGTTTTTTTCTTTAAGGCGGATGATTGCCTCAAGCTGCTTTTCCAGTAAAACTTCGAAGCCGGGTTTGGGGCCTAGGGTTCTTTTGCCATAGCGAACAAAGGAATACAATTTTGATCCAATTTCAGGATCAATTGCATTTAGGGAGATGGTGACATGGCTGATATTCATGGCGGCCAGCTCATCAATATACGGCCCGATACCCAAACCGTTTGTGGTCACGCAACGAATCATCTCGGGGTATTGCCTTTGTACTAACCGAAGCGTTTCCATGGTTTCATCGGGATTGGCAAAGGGGTCGCCCGGTCCTACAATTCCCACGACAGAAATGTCTTTCGCTTGTTCAATTACATATTTGAGATAGGTCATAGCCTGACTCGGTTTCAGGATTGCAGCGGTTACTCCTGGCCGGGTTTCATCGACACAGTCGTGTTTTCGATCGCAGTAATTACATTGAATATTACATCTTGGTGCAACAGGCAGGTGGACTCGTCCGCAAACACCTTTTACCTTGACATTGAAACATGGGTGGTTGGATATATTCATTTTTTTTCCTATTCGTTAAGATATAAAGATTGCCGACAAGCGGAGCATCGTGCCTGGAAATAATAATCAATTTAGTAAAGCAATAAAAATACCAACAAATAATAAAATTGGAAAGAATGACAAAAGACTCCGGAAATACATGGAAAAAAAGTATGGCAGCGGGATAGATTCGAAAGAATGGGTGTAATTCCGTGGTGTGGTGTCAGAATGGGCCCGCTTATTTATTACAAATTCGAAACAATTGAAATTATTGAAAAGATGGGGCCTTTGAATTATTTTGGCCTCCAAAAGAGAAGATAAGGGACTGATCGTCTTTTTATAAGAACGTTTGTGTAACCAACATAGGTATTTCAACTTTGGTTTTGGGCTGGGTATAGGCTGCTTGGTGCTCAATTGCCGGCCAGCCAGTAAAATCGGTATGGGGGAAGTACCAGCTGATCCTTGAACAGGGTTGGGGTATTTCCCGAATATAGGTCTCTTATATGTTCACCCATCTGGAATCCCTGGGTTTCAAGTTCAAACAGGTTCAGATATTGCGGATGTGCGTCAAAATTCCCCACAACCAAAACACTCTTACGGGTTTTGATATTAAAACGAACATAGGCCAGCAGTTGGGGATTGCTGATCTCCAGCAGTTTCCGGTTGTTAAAATCTGAAAATTCAGAAACCTTTTTACGAACGGCGATCATCTTTTTTAATGCGTTAAATATCTTATATTCAACCGTTCCCGGTTGTTTGCGACGCATGGCATTTTCCCAGTCTATTCTAGGCCGATGCGCCCACCGGCTGTCATTGGCTTTGCTGATGTCTTCAATATAGGAATAGTCGTTAATTGTGCCAAGCTCATCTCCGTAATAGATCAGTGGAATGCCGCCAAAAGAGAAAATAATACTATGCAACAGAAGAATGTGCTGAATAATGATGTCAATTTTTTCCGGGTCATTCTCCTCCAGGGCTTTCTCCAACCCGATTAATGAAGTTAATGTTCCTGAAATACGGGCGTCATTGTTTTTTTTATTGTGGGCAAACAACAGTCCCCGGGCAGAGGAGTTCTCAAATTTGCCGGCAAAGTAATTGATGATGAATTCCCGGTGGGATCTGGGTTCATATCCGGCCTGGGCGATATCTTCATTTGTAAAACCCAGGCCGATATCATCATGACAT
Encoded here:
- a CDS encoding radical SAM protein, with the translated sequence MNISNHPCFNVKVKGVCGRVHLPVAPRCNIQCNYCDRKHDCVDETRPGVTAAILKPSQAMTYLKYVIEQAKDISVVGIVGPGDPFANPDETMETLRLVQRQYPEMIRCVTTNGLGIGPYIDELAAMNISHVTISLNAIDPEIGSKLYSFVRYGKRTLGPKPGFEVLLEKQLEAIIRLKEKNIITKVNTVIIPEINDRHIETVAEKMAQLKVDIHNCIPFYPNKGSNFANFPEPSDSAVENIRKKAEKYIPQMYHCERCRADAVGLLGERNSRKIIRKLQECAQMPEIYGDDRPYVAVASVDGRLVNQHLGKAEELLIYGQKDNGGVYFIEARKTPKPGGGTQRWEDLSNMLRDCRALMVTGLGDSPRRILNQKKIDILELDGTIIEAAEAVFEGHSRDFMLQRDVKACNKKNPMAGMGSGF